The nucleotide sequence TCGGCAACTATCTCGGCGCGGTGGGCATTCGCACCCGGACACGCACGATGGAGCGCGCGACGTTCCTCACGGAGTGGCGCGAGAAAAAGCTCAAGGGTGTGATCGTCGGCATCGCCGGCGCGGCGGGCAACGCGGCGACGCGGCTCGAGGCCTACGTCACCAAGAACGGGATCTACGCCGCGGGCGTCATTCCTGAAGTCGAGGACCTTTTCCACCGGCAGGCTCGGGAGACGGACCGGAAGAAGAGAGAGATGTTGCTGCACCAGATCCAGCAGATCATCCACGACCAGGTGACGCACGTCCCCGTCTACGAGCTGGCCTTCCTCTGGGGCGTGGGCCCGCGCGTCGAGGAGGCGGGCGTGGATCACATCAAGGGATTCGCGTATTCGGGGCCTTACGAAGATCTCCGGTTGAAGCGGCCGTGAGTCAGGAGGAGTGATATGCGCTACACGAGAATTTCCGCCGACTGCCACGTGGATCTGCCCTGGCTGCCGCCGGACCTCTTCACCTCACATGCCTCGGCGGCGATGAAGGACCGCATGCCCTACGTCACCGACGGCCCCAAGGGACCGGTGTGGGTTACGAAGAAGGGCGCCGCCTTCGGCCTCATGAACGGCATGGGCGCGGCCGGACGCGAGTATGTTCCCGGCCAGATCCATCGCTCCGACCGCATGGCCTCGACCGGACTCTATGAGGACGGCCAGCGCGGCATCCGGCGGCTCACCGATCCCGAGTTGCGTTTGAAGGACCAGGAGCGCGACGGCGTGCAGGCCGAAGTCTTGTACGGCATCCTCGGCGCCACTCGGCGGCTCAACGACCCCGAGGCCGCCATCGAAGTGACGCGCATCTACAACGAGTGGCTCGCCGACTTCTGCGAGACCCATCCCGACCGCTACGCCGGACTCGCGTGCATCCCTAACCACCCGGTGGAGGCGGCGGTGGAGGAGGTCACGCGCGTCGTCAAGCGCGGCGGCGTCCGCGGTATCGAGCTCGCCAACTCGCACGACATCGTGCCGCTCTGGGATCCGCAGTGGGTGCCGCTCTGGGAGATCATCAACGAGGCGGCGTTGCCGCTGCACATCCACACGGTCGGCGGCCAGCGGCCCGACTTCGAAAAGCTGCCGCCCATGCTCGGAAAGGTGGCGCGCGCCGTTCACATCACCGGGTTTCAGATGCACATGGCGACGATCCTGACGTCGCTGATCTTTGCCGGCGTGCTCGAGCGCTACCCTCGGATCAAGGTCGTCATC is from Candidatus Methylomirabilota bacterium and encodes:
- a CDS encoding amidohydrolase family protein produces the protein MRYTRISADCHVDLPWLPPDLFTSHASAAMKDRMPYVTDGPKGPVWVTKKGAAFGLMNGMGAAGREYVPGQIHRSDRMASTGLYEDGQRGIRRLTDPELRLKDQERDGVQAEVLYGILGATRRLNDPEAAIEVTRIYNEWLADFCETHPDRYAGLACIPNHPVEAAVEEVTRVVKRGGVRGIELANSHDIVPLWDPQWVPLWEIINEAALPLHIHTVGGQRPDFEKLPPMLGKVARAVHITGFQMHMATILTSLIFAGVLERYPRIKVVIGESGIGWIPYVLERMDAEWEDQFKDLTLTMRPSEYWRRQCKATYQTDRIGIKLLDELGHDTIMWGSDFPHPDGVWPDSGEFIQRELGHLPAEVRQKIVCENAGKLYGFI